A single region of the Dehalobacter sp. 12DCB1 genome encodes:
- the ytaF gene encoding sporulation membrane protein YtaF translates to MGMAMILALALSLDGLGVGMAYGLKRIRIPLSSMMIIGFCTTLAMTVSMYCGHLITSQLTVIHPGILGAVVLIAIGLYQLIQTLRNRAELPEAVPVMTAAAGQIDDNPYRTLFSIHLNFFGLVIQVLKTPDAADIDGSGVITLNESLLLGVALSLDAFASGVAAALTGILWYVIGMVTLMQILMIFTGQVLTGRLPASVLARVRYLPGIVLILIGSLKII, encoded by the coding sequence ATGGGAATGGCAATGATCCTTGCTTTGGCTTTGAGTCTTGACGGTTTAGGGGTAGGGATGGCCTACGGTCTGAAGAGGATTCGGATCCCGCTTAGTTCCATGATGATCATTGGTTTTTGTACGACACTCGCTATGACAGTCTCCATGTACTGCGGACATCTGATCACGTCTCAGCTTACGGTGATCCATCCCGGTATTCTGGGAGCAGTCGTTCTTATTGCAATCGGCTTGTATCAGTTGATTCAGACTTTGAGAAACAGAGCGGAACTTCCCGAAGCTGTACCGGTAATGACAGCTGCAGCTGGGCAGATAGATGACAATCCATATCGTACTTTGTTCAGTATTCATTTAAATTTCTTCGGTCTGGTCATTCAGGTTCTGAAGACACCTGATGCGGCAGACATTGACGGCTCCGGAGTCATTACACTGAATGAAAGTCTGCTTCTGGGCGTGGCATTGTCCCTGGATGCGTTTGCTTCGGGCGTAGCCGCTGCGCTGACAGGAATTCTCTGGTATGTCATCGGGATGGTGACATTGATGCAGATTCTGATGATCTTTACTGGTCAGGTATTGACAGGCAGACTTCCGGCGAGCGTGTTGGCCAGAGTCAGGTATCTGCCGGGGATTGTCCTGATACTCATCGGGTCATTAAAAATAATTTGA
- a CDS encoding lytic transglycosylase domain-containing protein — MFIAKRKIVKTITIIFLLLMILAVYQSNFVGRMMYPFPYKQTVEKYAAKYGIDPLLVIAVIREESRFITKSKSSKGAVGLMQLMPGTAKEIAVWLNEDYAKVDLLDPETNIRYGTWYLASLNKEFSGNTVLTLAAYNAGIGRVQSWLDDWTKDPNAYRMEKIPITETREYVEKVYRSYEKYLALYATQHSGGRE; from the coding sequence TTGTTTATCGCAAAGAGGAAAATTGTTAAGACCATAACAATTATTTTTTTATTGCTTATGATTCTGGCTGTATACCAGTCAAATTTTGTCGGCAGAATGATGTACCCTTTTCCATACAAGCAGACGGTTGAAAAATATGCCGCCAAGTATGGAATAGATCCATTGCTGGTGATTGCCGTAATCAGGGAAGAAAGCAGGTTCATCACCAAATCAAAATCGTCCAAAGGGGCGGTCGGATTGATGCAGCTGATGCCGGGGACAGCGAAAGAGATAGCTGTCTGGCTCAATGAAGATTACGCAAAGGTTGACTTACTTGATCCGGAAACCAATATTCGTTACGGCACTTGGTACCTTGCTTCTTTGAATAAGGAGTTTTCCGGCAATACGGTTCTTACCCTGGCGGCTTATAACGCCGGGATCGGTAGGGTGCAAAGCTGGCTGGATGATTGGACGAAGGACCCGAATGCGTACCGTATGGAGAAAATTCCAATTACAGAGACCAGGGAATATGTCGAGAAAGTCTACAGAAGTTATGAAAAATATTTGGCCCTTTATGCTACTCAACATTCTGGAGGGCGAGAATAA
- a CDS encoding transcriptional regulator, which yields MTFAEKLDFLMNITKTSNSALAQHISVDASLISRFRRGERQPSRNANYLRTMSSYLAQRCTKAYQITAVFEQLNMLPTAESQIEQFKALIHQWLSGEIGNDTETVSEFLNELSNFKFKNLSLPESNEEPELAMELKMDGAVFFGEEGKREAVSTFLTMLLSGKISQTLLLYSDERIDWLTGDYSFAKKWAALLRKAIIAGNRIKIIHTVSRDLDEMLSAITQWMPIYMTGAVEPYYCPRKRDGIFGRTLFIAPLTAALTSTSVENKTANAANFLVTDKKTVSALTDEFDDYLSICRPLMNIYTPGSQQEYQKKYSLALTHFDSTEADTILKTESLSMVTMPSATFEHILTRIGSTEKRNILSYHKSRTRTFEKNLLQHQYYEIAALPDPVRMKKGELRIGFSSFIIHDQELYYTLEEYTAHLQHLIFLLENYENYHLRLVSKEEKKDYLIYAKDAVGVMIAKTSLPFVVFEVNESNMTSAFWDSLHSVAVKQKSKNDRQLTITKLKAFILALQNVE from the coding sequence ATGACTTTTGCAGAAAAATTAGATTTTTTAATGAATATTACGAAAACAAGCAATAGCGCTCTGGCTCAGCATATCTCCGTAGATGCGTCTTTGATCAGCCGTTTTCGGCGCGGAGAACGCCAGCCTTCCCGCAACGCCAACTACCTGAGGACAATGTCTTCCTATTTGGCGCAGCGCTGTACCAAAGCGTATCAAATTACTGCTGTATTTGAACAGCTCAACATGCTGCCGACGGCAGAATCTCAGATCGAGCAGTTTAAAGCCCTGATCCATCAGTGGCTTTCAGGTGAAATCGGCAATGACACCGAAACAGTCAGCGAATTTTTAAACGAACTGTCCAATTTCAAGTTCAAAAATCTGTCCCTACCGGAAAGCAATGAGGAACCAGAACTTGCCATGGAGCTGAAGATGGATGGTGCCGTCTTCTTTGGTGAGGAAGGTAAACGGGAAGCTGTGAGTACATTTCTGACCATGCTGCTGTCCGGCAAGATTTCCCAAACACTTCTTTTATACAGTGACGAGCGGATAGACTGGTTAACTGGGGATTATTCCTTTGCAAAGAAATGGGCTGCATTGCTTAGAAAGGCGATTATAGCCGGAAATAGGATCAAAATCATCCACACGGTCAGCAGGGATTTGGATGAAATGCTCTCGGCAATCACTCAGTGGATGCCCATCTATATGACCGGAGCTGTGGAACCCTATTATTGCCCAAGAAAACGGGATGGGATTTTCGGTCGGACTTTGTTCATTGCCCCCCTGACCGCCGCCTTAACTTCAACTTCTGTAGAAAACAAGACAGCGAATGCCGCTAATTTTCTGGTGACAGATAAAAAAACGGTCAGCGCTCTGACCGATGAATTCGACGATTATCTGTCCATCTGCCGTCCGCTGATGAACATCTATACCCCGGGAAGTCAACAGGAATATCAGAAAAAGTATTCACTGGCACTGACCCATTTTGATAGCACGGAAGCTGATACAATCCTGAAAACCGAATCACTTTCCATGGTAACCATGCCTTCTGCAACCTTCGAACATATTTTGACCCGGATCGGCAGCACGGAAAAAAGAAACATCCTGTCCTACCATAAAAGCCGGACCAGAACTTTTGAAAAAAACCTTCTCCAACATCAGTACTATGAAATTGCGGCTCTCCCGGATCCTGTCCGTATGAAAAAAGGTGAACTGCGTATCGGTTTCTCTTCCTTCATCATCCACGATCAGGAACTATATTATACGCTGGAAGAATACACGGCTCATCTCCAGCACCTTATCTTTCTACTCGAAAACTATGAGAATTATCATCTGCGTCTTGTTTCCAAGGAAGAAAAGAAGGACTATTTGATTTATGCCAAAGATGCGGTCGGCGTGATGATTGCGAAGACCTCCCTGCCTTTTGTTGTGTTTGAAGTCAATGAAAGCAATATGACCTCGGCTTTTTGGGACTCTCTCCACAGTGTTGCAGTCAAACAAAAAAGCAAAAACGACAGACAGCTTACGATTACTAAATTAAAAGCATTTATTCTCGCCCTCCAGAATGTTGAGTAG
- a CDS encoding ABC-F family ATP-binding cassette domain-containing protein, with amino-acid sequence MSILYCNGLKIEVAGSTLLDHITLRLEKGQKAGLVGANGAGKTTLIRAVMGEIAHESGDINWQGTVGYLPQTTAATAEHGTVFELMLAERQDILDLRDNLRSLENKMAEQADEKTLERYSLLTEQYERAGGYALEARIRKILTGLGMDRHQTTEANHLSGGQKTRLALGKLLLRDPDVLILDEPTNHLDIEALEWLENYLGDYAGAVLVVSHDRYFLDRVVDSTFLIEDRFLKAYNGNYSEFELQRNIEKISLTREAERINKKIADLEEYIRRHGAGIKAKQARGRESMLKRITPVNAPKDSKKLNISLQAKTRSGDRVLEIDDLAVKYGQKTIFEHVGLELRRGDKIALLGRNGIGKTTLLRAVTGQIPYNGTIRTGANVSVSYYSQEHENIGLREIVMDEIRYSSTLDDPEIRNVLARFGFRGEDVFKPVAGLSGGEKSRLALCKLFLNQGNLLLLDEPTNHLDMETREVLEEVLQDYNGTILTVSHDRYFLNRIVNKIALLTVNGLKVFEGDYTAYREMSEKREDEETESAQAAQDQICKNEEIQKARDYREESKNTKRIEKKIKQIEEKIAETELLLQEIEDKLDAAASDYELTLSLHQSYEKVQTELDHLMEEWLAYQD; translated from the coding sequence ATGAGCATACTTTATTGCAATGGACTTAAAATTGAGGTAGCAGGGAGCACCCTGCTGGATCATATAACGCTGCGTTTGGAAAAGGGTCAAAAAGCCGGCCTGGTCGGAGCCAATGGGGCAGGTAAAACAACACTGATCAGGGCTGTCATGGGAGAGATTGCTCATGAAAGCGGAGATATCAACTGGCAGGGTACTGTCGGTTATCTGCCGCAGACGACTGCAGCCACAGCAGAACACGGTACAGTATTTGAGCTGATGCTGGCTGAACGTCAAGATATTCTTGATCTGCGGGACAATCTCAGATCCCTGGAAAATAAAATGGCGGAACAGGCCGACGAGAAGACGCTCGAAAGGTACAGTCTGCTTACGGAACAATATGAAAGGGCGGGTGGTTATGCGCTCGAAGCCAGGATCCGCAAGATCCTGACCGGACTCGGGATGGACCGGCATCAGACGACTGAAGCTAATCATTTAAGCGGTGGTCAGAAAACGCGTCTGGCGCTTGGCAAGCTTCTGCTGCGTGATCCGGACGTTCTGATTCTTGACGAGCCTACGAACCATCTTGATATTGAAGCACTGGAATGGCTCGAAAATTACCTGGGCGATTATGCTGGAGCTGTGCTTGTCGTTTCCCATGACAGGTACTTCCTGGACAGGGTCGTGGACAGCACCTTCCTGATTGAGGATAGGTTCCTGAAAGCTTATAACGGCAATTATTCGGAATTTGAATTGCAGCGGAATATTGAAAAAATATCGCTGACCAGAGAAGCGGAACGGATCAATAAAAAAATTGCGGACCTGGAGGAGTATATCCGGCGTCATGGCGCCGGAATCAAAGCTAAACAAGCCCGGGGCAGGGAATCCATGCTGAAAAGAATTACACCGGTGAATGCGCCGAAAGATTCGAAAAAACTCAACATAAGCCTCCAGGCCAAAACCCGCTCAGGTGACCGGGTTCTCGAAATAGACGATCTGGCCGTTAAGTACGGGCAGAAGACCATATTTGAACATGTAGGTTTGGAATTGCGCCGGGGTGATAAGATTGCCCTGCTCGGCAGAAACGGGATTGGAAAGACGACGCTGTTAAGAGCTGTTACAGGACAAATCCCGTATAACGGTACGATCCGAACCGGGGCGAATGTTTCCGTCAGCTACTATTCCCAGGAGCATGAGAATATTGGCTTAAGGGAAATTGTCATGGACGAAATCCGTTATTCTTCAACGCTTGACGATCCGGAAATACGCAATGTTTTAGCCCGTTTTGGCTTCCGGGGAGAGGATGTATTCAAACCTGTTGCTGGTTTAAGCGGGGGAGAGAAAAGCAGGCTGGCACTTTGCAAGCTTTTTCTGAATCAGGGGAACCTGCTTTTGCTTGATGAGCCGACCAACCATCTCGATATGGAGACGAGAGAAGTCCTGGAGGAAGTGTTGCAGGATTACAATGGGACAATTTTGACCGTATCCCATGACCGGTACTTTCTGAACCGAATCGTCAATAAGATTGCATTGCTGACAGTGAATGGTCTGAAGGTATTTGAGGGAGACTACACGGCCTATCGTGAAATGAGCGAGAAGCGTGAAGATGAAGAAACAGAATCTGCTCAAGCCGCCCAAGATCAGATCTGTAAAAATGAAGAGATTCAAAAGGCCAGAGATTACAGGGAAGAGTCCAAGAATACCAAACGGATAGAAAAAAAGATCAAACAAATTGAGGAAAAAATTGCGGAAACAGAATTATTACTTCAAGAAATTGAGGATAAGCTCGATGCCGCAGCCAGTGATTATGAACTGACATTGTCACTTCACCAGTCGTATGAGAAAGTGCAGACAGAGCTCGATCATCTGATGGAGGAGTGGCTGGCTTACCAGGATTAG
- the coaE gene encoding dephospho-CoA kinase (Dephospho-CoA kinase (CoaE) performs the final step in coenzyme A biosynthesis.), whose protein sequence is MIKIGLTGGIASGKTRVADWFAQKGIPVFNADDAVHRLYDGALIPLIGKEFGSECVLDGKIDRAELGKIIFADPEARQRLERLVHPLIWQQMQDQCLKVEIQGEKLIILDIPLLLETGWGKFVDEVWVVYVPAEIQITRLMERSSLTREEAERRLAAQMPLEDKKKKAHRVIDNSRDWRETEKQLEMIWKDFDLP, encoded by the coding sequence ATGATCAAAATTGGACTTACAGGAGGAATAGCGAGCGGCAAGACGCGTGTTGCCGACTGGTTTGCGCAGAAGGGCATCCCGGTCTTTAACGCGGATGACGCAGTTCATAGGTTGTATGACGGGGCGTTAATCCCTTTGATCGGCAAAGAGTTTGGATCTGAATGCGTCCTAGATGGAAAGATTGACCGGGCGGAGCTGGGAAAAATCATATTTGCCGATCCAGAGGCCAGGCAAAGGCTTGAGAGACTTGTTCACCCTTTGATCTGGCAGCAGATGCAGGATCAATGCCTGAAAGTAGAGATCCAAGGTGAAAAGCTGATTATCCTGGATATTCCGTTGCTTCTGGAGACGGGATGGGGAAAATTTGTCGACGAGGTTTGGGTCGTTTATGTCCCTGCTGAAATACAAATCACCAGGCTGATGGAACGAAGTAGCTTGACCAGGGAAGAGGCCGAGCGACGGCTAGCCGCGCAAATGCCGCTTGAGGACAAAAAAAAGAAAGCCCACCGGGTCATTGATAATTCCAGGGACTGGAGAGAAACTGAAAAACAACTTGAAATGATTTGGAAAGACTTCGACTTGCCTTGA
- the thrB gene encoding homoserine kinase — MFQVKVPATSANLGPGFDCMGLALRLYNYIQAEESETLEIILKGTYTSNIPADETNLLWKTACRLWQKIGFQPRPLKIILESHVPPARGLGSSSTAVVGGLIIANAVAGNPLNRLQLLEIASEIEGHPDNVSPALCGGITLTVMDENKLIPRTLAKSPKFKAVVVIPDILVETEKARGILPASVSRTDVIFNASRVGLLVDAFINEEYDLLAVATQDRIHQNQRASLISGMPEALKSAVRAGAYGAALSGSGPTLIAFCPYGKEDQIAMTMKSVLQENGLPSAALTLDIDSEGAVLTEI; from the coding sequence ATGTTCCAAGTAAAAGTACCAGCAACTTCAGCAAATCTCGGACCAGGTTTTGACTGCATGGGACTGGCTTTAAGGCTATATAACTATATCCAGGCTGAAGAAAGTGAAACACTGGAGATTATCCTTAAAGGCACCTATACGAGCAATATTCCTGCAGATGAAACTAACCTCTTATGGAAAACAGCCTGCAGGCTGTGGCAGAAAATTGGTTTCCAGCCTAGGCCGTTAAAAATCATCCTGGAAAGCCATGTTCCGCCTGCCCGCGGACTGGGAAGCAGTTCCACCGCCGTCGTTGGCGGGCTGATCATCGCAAACGCGGTAGCCGGAAACCCCTTAAACAGGCTTCAATTGCTTGAAATTGCTTCTGAAATCGAAGGCCATCCGGATAATGTCTCGCCTGCTCTTTGCGGCGGGATCACCCTGACAGTCATGGATGAAAACAAGCTTATTCCGAGGACGCTGGCAAAGTCTCCAAAATTCAAAGCCGTCGTCGTGATCCCGGATATTCTGGTTGAAACTGAAAAAGCGCGCGGGATACTGCCTGCTTCTGTTTCCAGGACTGATGTGATCTTTAACGCTTCCCGCGTTGGACTTTTAGTTGATGCGTTTATTAATGAGGAATACGATTTATTGGCGGTTGCCACTCAGGATAGGATTCACCAAAATCAGCGGGCTTCTCTGATCTCCGGTATGCCTGAAGCTTTAAAATCTGCTGTTCGCGCTGGCGCGTACGGTGCGGCTCTGAGTGGTTCAGGACCGACTTTGATTGCTTTTTGCCCCTATGGAAAAGAAGATCAGATAGCCATGACGATGAAGAGCGTACTCCAGGAGAATGGTTTGCCTTCTGCAGCCCTGACCCTGGATATTGATTCTGAGGGAGCCGTGCTGACCGAAATTTGA
- a CDS encoding homoserine dehydrogenase, with protein sequence MKKIVIGLLGFGTVGSGTAAILKNNRYDISTRTNADITIKKALVHDIHKPRPDCYGIVLTDDPREITDDPEIDIVVEVMGGIEPARTLILTAMANGKNVVTANKDLLAQNGEELLEAAKKNGRDLYFEASVAGGIPIIAALRQSLTANQISSLLGIINGTTNYILSAMTEQGRNFADVLKEAQELGYAEADPVSDVEGLDAARKLAILSSLAFNTRVTFNDVYAEGISNISPEDIHYADELGCVIKLLAIAKNQEEGIEVRVHPALISKKHPLANISGVYNAIYVTGDAVGETMFYGKGAGALPTGSSIVADIIQIIRNMSAGSEGLLNCGCYRNYPIISTDDFTTAYYIRLKVKDEPKVFATLALFFAEAGISFNSIIQKPRPDKSAEIALVTHPCREGQLRQAIQSLNSYSKLDKIYNVIRLETNGI encoded by the coding sequence ATGAAGAAAATTGTAATTGGTTTACTGGGTTTTGGAACTGTCGGATCAGGTACAGCCGCCATACTGAAAAATAACCGGTATGACATCAGTACCCGTACCAACGCTGATATAACCATAAAAAAAGCTCTAGTCCATGATATCCATAAACCTCGGCCGGATTGCTACGGCATTGTTTTGACAGACGATCCTAGGGAGATCACAGATGATCCTGAAATTGACATTGTTGTCGAAGTGATGGGCGGTATTGAGCCAGCCCGTACGCTTATCCTGACTGCAATGGCAAACGGCAAAAATGTAGTGACTGCCAATAAAGACCTCTTAGCTCAAAACGGTGAAGAACTACTTGAAGCTGCGAAAAAGAACGGTCGGGATTTGTATTTTGAAGCCAGTGTTGCTGGCGGCATCCCGATTATCGCTGCCTTAAGACAATCCCTAACCGCCAACCAGATTTCCTCACTGCTTGGAATCATTAACGGTACGACCAATTATATTTTATCTGCTATGACCGAACAGGGACGCAATTTTGCTGATGTCCTGAAAGAAGCCCAGGAGCTCGGCTATGCCGAGGCTGATCCGGTCTCCGACGTAGAAGGGCTTGATGCTGCCCGCAAACTTGCGATTCTTTCTTCCCTGGCTTTTAATACGCGCGTGACGTTTAACGATGTTTATGCCGAAGGGATTTCTAACATTTCTCCGGAAGACATTCACTACGCGGATGAACTCGGCTGCGTGATTAAGTTGCTGGCCATTGCCAAAAATCAGGAAGAAGGGATCGAGGTCAGGGTACACCCCGCCCTGATTTCAAAAAAACATCCGCTGGCCAATATCAGCGGTGTGTACAACGCGATTTATGTCACCGGTGATGCTGTCGGAGAAACCATGTTTTACGGAAAAGGCGCCGGAGCTTTACCTACAGGCAGTTCCATTGTAGCCGACATTATCCAGATTATACGCAATATGTCCGCCGGATCCGAAGGACTCCTAAATTGCGGCTGTTACCGCAACTATCCGATTATCTCAACGGATGATTTTACAACAGCTTATTACATCCGGCTTAAAGTGAAAGACGAGCCGAAAGTCTTTGCAACATTGGCGTTATTCTTTGCTGAAGCCGGCATCAGCTTTAATTCTATCATCCAGAAACCGCGGCCGGATAAAAGCGCCGAAATCGCACTGGTGACCCACCCCTGCCGGGAAGGACAACTCCGTCAGGCCATCCAGTCCCTGAATTCCTACAGCAAACTGGATAAAATCTATAATGTTATTCGGTTGGAGACGAATGGAATTTGA
- the mutM gene encoding DNA-formamidopyrimidine glycosylase: protein MPELPEVESIRLSLAARILGKTIEDVEVRWPPAAVSLADEDFSALVRNRTIESLDRRGKYLLMNLSHGLTMIIHFRMTGRLIYYPELHEPDKHTHVLFRLDQGELHYSDIRKFGRIQLVPFQMSCNAACLAKLGPEPLDESFTFDQLGMRLARKKSTIKAALLDQTVVAGIGNIYADEALFRAGILPDRNTVSLKVSEIILLYDAICEVLQEGITAGGTSFRDYRDADGKKGAFQENLMVYGRSGQECKYCGGQLAKIKVVGRTTVYCPNCQR from the coding sequence ATGCCTGAACTGCCCGAAGTAGAAAGTATCCGGCTGTCCCTGGCTGCAAGGATTCTGGGAAAGACAATTGAAGATGTCGAAGTCCGATGGCCTCCGGCAGCAGTTTCTCTGGCGGATGAGGATTTCAGCGCTTTGGTCAGGAACCGGACGATTGAAAGCCTTGACAGACGCGGCAAGTATCTGCTCATGAACCTGAGTCACGGCCTTACGATGATCATTCATTTCAGGATGACCGGACGTTTGATCTATTATCCTGAGCTGCACGAGCCAGATAAACATACGCATGTCCTGTTTAGGCTCGATCAGGGAGAACTTCATTACTCCGATATCCGGAAATTTGGCAGAATACAGCTGGTGCCTTTTCAAATGTCCTGTAACGCCGCTTGTTTGGCTAAACTTGGGCCGGAACCGCTGGACGAGTCATTTACATTTGATCAGCTCGGGATGCGTCTCGCCAGGAAAAAGAGTACGATCAAGGCTGCGCTGCTGGATCAGACCGTCGTAGCCGGTATCGGAAATATTTATGCGGACGAGGCATTGTTCCGCGCAGGCATTTTGCCGGATAGGAATACGGTTTCGTTAAAGGTGTCGGAGATTATTCTGCTTTACGATGCGATCTGTGAGGTTCTGCAGGAAGGAATCACAGCTGGCGGAACATCATTTCGTGATTATCGTGATGCAGACGGCAAGAAGGGTGCATTTCAGGAAAATCTGATGGTTTACGGACGCAGCGGTCAGGAGTGTAAATATTGCGGAGGTCAATTGGCTAAAATCAAAGTAGTCGGAAGGACAACGGTGTATTGTCCAAACTGCCAGAGATAG
- the ilvE gene encoding branched-chain-amino-acid transaminase, producing the protein MIIYCDGKFVDSQEAKISVFDHGFLYGDGVFEGIRAYNSRVFKLKEHIDRLYDSANAILLNVEVSRREMMDIVVETVRKNSLTDAYIRLIISRGVGDMGLDPRKCPKSEIICIAGNISLYPQSMYENGMEIITAATRRNSSDALSPRIKSLNYLNNIMAKIEANRAGLMEALMLNQEGYVSEATGDNIFIIKDGVITTPPVYAGILKGVTRDSVIDLARQEGITVQEELFHLIDVYSADECFLTGTAAELIPIITLDSRKIGDGKPGPVFKKLLAKFHEYVKTEGEPI; encoded by the coding sequence ATGATTATCTATTGCGATGGTAAATTTGTTGACAGCCAGGAGGCGAAAATCTCTGTATTCGATCATGGCTTTCTTTATGGAGACGGTGTATTTGAAGGGATCCGGGCCTATAATAGCCGGGTGTTCAAGTTAAAGGAACATATCGACAGACTGTATGACTCCGCTAATGCAATCCTGTTAAACGTTGAGGTAAGCCGTCGGGAAATGATGGATATCGTTGTGGAAACTGTAAGAAAAAACAGCCTTACAGATGCTTATATCCGCTTGATTATTTCCAGAGGGGTCGGAGATATGGGTTTAGACCCAAGGAAATGCCCTAAATCGGAAATTATTTGTATTGCCGGGAATATTTCATTGTATCCGCAGAGCATGTACGAAAATGGGATGGAGATCATTACGGCTGCCACCCGCCGGAACAGTTCGGATGCGTTAAGCCCGAGAATCAAATCCCTAAACTATTTGAACAACATTATGGCTAAGATTGAAGCCAACAGGGCAGGTCTGATGGAAGCATTGATGTTGAATCAGGAAGGGTATGTCAGTGAAGCCACCGGCGACAATATTTTTATTATCAAAGACGGAGTTATAACCACACCTCCAGTTTATGCCGGGATTTTAAAAGGTGTCACCCGTGATTCTGTCATCGATTTAGCCCGCCAGGAAGGGATCACCGTTCAAGAAGAGTTGTTTCATCTGATTGATGTCTACAGTGCTGATGAGTGCTTCCTGACCGGTACGGCGGCTGAGCTGATTCCGATTATTACGCTGGATTCCAGAAAGATAGGGGACGGTAAACCAGGACCCGTATTTAAAAAGCTGCTGGCTAAATTCCACGAATATGTCAAGACAGAGGGAGAGCCTATCTAG